AAACGCACAGTTTTGTAGATTTCATTTGATTACGATTTGTCCCGGATTTTGCTGCCGGTAATCAGGATACGTTGGAAAATTATAAGGAATATTTGTTTTGGTGTGAAACGATTAGGCAGCGAAGACACGGCCGGAAAGATGGTGAATCCAAGCTTAAAAAAACGTTAAAACTGTTCGTCTTTGACTTTAATTTTAACAGCAGATTAAAAAATGTTTGATTAAATAACCTTCTTCCCCATCTCGTTAAAAGTTAATTGGGCGGTTACCAAACCTTCGCTGATCCCGATTGAAAAGTTGATACCAAGCAGCGTACAGATGTTTCTGGCCAGAATTAGACCAATGCCCTGATTTTCGTTTTGGTCAGGTCTTTTTTGCCATTGTGAAGCGGCTCTGGTATCTAAGTCTTCTACAAACGTTTCTGGAATTGTTAAGACACTATTTTCAATAAACAGTGTATATTTTCCATCTATTGTCTTCATTTTTATCGAAATGACTCCATTTTGGGTATACCGGGCAGCATTGTCAAGAAGATTATGTAGCACCACTGCAAGCAGGTTGTAATTGGTATATGTGGTTAGGTCATTTTCGAAATCTAAAAGAAGTCTGTTGTTTTTCTGGCTAATTATTCCTTCAAACAACAGGACTTTTTCATTGATAAGTGCAGGAAGATCAATGTGTGTCAACAAGATCGATTCGCTGCGTACCTGTGTTTTTGTAAATTCAAGAAGATTATTCATGAAAGCGGACATGCTGATCAATGTTTTGTGTAATTCCTTGCTAAACTGGCTTGCTTCATTAAACCGGCCTGTCTCTAAAAGTTGATTTATTTTGTTCGCAACAATGATCACATAAGTCAAAGGTGAGCCCACATCGTGTGTTACCGATGCTACCAAACGGGAAAGTAAATAAACCTGATTGTCAAGTTTGCTTTCTGATTCCCTTAGTGAAAAAAGTGTATTCTCAAGCGTTCTCGTACGTTCGCTTACCACGGTTTCAAGCAACCTATTTTGCTCTTCTGAGGCTTTCATACGTCTTTTTTCTGCATCGAGCTCTGCTAAGTGTGACTGACGCTCATTTTCAAAAAGAAAAGCTATTGGAACGATCACCAAACCCACCAATAACCCTCGGATTGAAAGACGAAGTGTGGCAAAAGCAAGTGGGTAATGCCGCATTGGCGTTGTCGGGTAATCTTCAAAGAAAGGATTGAATGTCCAATAAAATATGTTTGAGATGACAGCACACAATAAAAGCGAAAGAGCAATCTTCTGCCATTTTTGAAGCTTGGATTGAAGTTGGGCAAAATAAGTGACGCACCAGGTAGTAAAGCACATTGTCCAAATCACGAGCTCGGATCCAACCAGATTGGATGGGTCGTTTCCCTGTCCTTCTGAAATCCTGACTGGAAGTACTGCAACCGTTAGTAAAGTGGCGATGAGCACGCCAAGGACAGGTTTGTATTTTTTCATAACGGGCGTTGTGGTAGTAGTGCGAAGGTAAACATTTGGACTTAAACGAAGAGCACTGCAAGCATGAGCCGATCTTTTATACAATGAGCAATCAGATCACCTGAAAAACTGCGTGGATAAATCTTTCACAAATCATCGCGCTAAAATCCTGATTCATCAACCGCTGATCTTGGGCGTCAAGAGTATTTTTCCCTGAGGGTAATTCTCTTATTTGCCGGGTATGAAAACCTGTAATTGCGAAGGGCGGCATTTCCAACCGTTCGTTGAATGATCGATTAAAAGACGGTTCAGGTTCAAGGAACTACCATCCAGCAAATCCAGCAGCGGTTCATACTTAAACCACTTTTAATAGCTTAACAACTTTTTGCTCATCAGATAAATCCCCGATAAGTTTGATTGCGGGGGAGGGCGCTAGCCTGACCAGTGTCGGAATGACCACTATACTGTCCCTTTCTGCTAACTGTGGCGATAGTCTCAAATCAATGACTTCTATCTCATAATTTATCTGGTAATTTTTGCAGTAAAGTTTCAAGTTTTCAAAAGCTGTTATGGATTTATGACTATTCCCAAAAGTGTATAGTTTAAATTTCCATCGTATTTCACTCATTTTATTTGATTTTGCGCTTCGCCATCATCTTTTCAAACCCTAATAGCACGTAAAACTATGAACAATTTGTATAAATGAGCAGGTCCAACAAAAAATTCTTTGTCGTGTGAACTTTGCTGCCATCCGAATCTATCTTGTTCATTCCTGGTAAATAGGCGCCAACGGAAAGAACTATACTGACGGAACTAAACCAGTTACAGTGCCAAGATCAACTCACTGGAACAATGATAAATACTTGATTTCTAGACACTTTGGTAAATGATGTTATTACTCCCGAAGATGCAGGATTTTATGCTGCCGCCATATTTGAGTAGTATACTCATCTCCAACTATTGTTTCTATTCGGAAAGGCTTAATGGTTTTAGTTTAGAAATAAATATTTACCGGGCGACAGCCGCCAATAAAATTTTTTGATGATCCCTTAAACGACTGGCAAAGTTTTATTAAGGGACAGGCCCAGAGAGGTTCATCCTTAAACCGCGCCTCGATTTCAGAGGGTTTAAGTTGTAATGCCAAGTTTAAGCGCATGGCTTTTTTAACATGTGGATAATTATATCCTATTTATTTAACTTAATTTAATAATTATGGCTGATTCAATAAACGCATCACTTCAAAATCCGGTTGATAGATACCCCAAACCGCCTTTTAATAAACAACCCCAACAAGTGCCGGGCTTGGCTTCGAAAATGGATCCAAGGCCTGATCACGGCGAAAAAAGCTACAAAGGATCAGGACGGCTATCAGGTAGAAAAGCGCTGATAACCGGAGGTGATTCCGGGATAGGGCGGGCGGCCGCCATTGCTTATGCCCGCGAAGGTGCTGATGTTGTTATCAATTATTTGCCACAGGAACAGTCAGATGCTGACGAAGTGATTGCCCTCATTCAAGCGGAAGGTAAAAATGGATATGCAATCGCCGGCGATATAACAAGCGAGACTTTTTGTCAACAACTAGTAGAAGAAGCGGTACAGAAATTGGGTGGTTTGGACATCCTCGTCAACAATGCAGGGCACCAGCAGGCGGTGGACTCTTTGCTCGACCTTACATCAGAGGGTTTCGATGCTACAATCAAGACGAATATTTACGCTCCTTTCTGGATTACCAAGGCCGCACTGCCGCACCTTGCAGCAGGATCTGTGATCATTTCCACTTCGTCGGTACAAGCTTACGATCCATCCGAAAATTTATTTGACTATGCCCAGACAAAGGCTGCCAATGTTGCCTTTGTCAAATCACTGGCCAAGCAGTTGGGTCCCAAGGGTATTCGGGTGAATGGTGTAGCGCCTGGCCCGGTATGGACACCGCTCCAAGTAAGCGGAGGCCAACCACAAGAAGCAATAACAAAATTCGGCGGGGCCACGCCCCTGGGTAGACCGGGACAGCCGGCCGAGCTAGCTTCTATTTTTGTGCAGCTGGCAGATGCAGAGGCGAGTTTTGCAACCGGGCAGATCTATGGTGCTGCCGGTGGTAATGGGCATCCCTGAGACTAAAATGACCAACAATAAAAATAGGAGTAAGCTTTGGCCTAAGCCAATTTTTATATTTTGCGGCGCAAAAAGAAAAGCTTTGGTTTCTTTGATACTGTTATAAACAGTTAAAAGCTGGAATTTATTAATCTTTGATTATAATGCTACCTTTACGTTTATCAGAGCAATATTTCTGATAGAGGAGGGTTTAGAAAGAGCAGCGAATATTTCGCTGCTCTTTTTTAATTGCGGCAGTTTATCTCGCCTTCTTTTGTATGAATTTTTGCAGTCGCTCGTTCCAAATCCATAATTCGGGGGTGCAACCAGGAGCGTCATAATAAAATCCGGATGATTCGGGATGATTTATAGAGCTTTGCCCCGGCGGTGCGTAATTCGCGTTTTATCCGACTACAGAAGCTGTTGATTTTAGATAGGCTTATTTAATGAAAATGTTGAACTGGAAAACTTCGGCCCGAGAAAAGCCGCTTCAACCGGCGGAATATAGTGGATGTTTATAGCGCGTTAAACGCAAAGTCATAGCAATCCCGATTTAAAACAGGACGAGCTGGTTTTTTAAACATGATAAATAAGCCCGCTACCTTTATCCAGCGATTTGATAGTTGTCATATCATCGGAGGATAACTCAAAATCAAATACATTGAAATTTTCTTTTATCCTTTTTGCATTTGCTGATTTAGGAATAACCACAATTTCTTTTTGAACCAACCACCGAAGAACCACCTGGGCAACCCTCTTATTGTATTTGTTTGAAAGCGCTTTTAAAAGTTCATTATTAAAAAGATTGTTTTTGCCCTGGGCAAAGGGAGCCCATGACTCCAGCTGTATGCCCTCAGATTTCAAATCTTTCTGCATTTCTGTTTTCTGGGAAAATGGATGTGTCTCCACTTGATTGACTGCTGGTATGACCCTATGCTGTGTAATTAAATCCTTAATCTGATTCATGTTAAAATTACTTACACCGATAGCCCTTACTTTACCTTCTCTATACAAATCTTCCATCGCTGCCCAGGCGGCATTTACGTCTCCTTGTGGGAGGTGAATCAAGTACAGATCAATATAGTCAAGACCCAATTTTTTTAGCGATGTTTCAAAGGCGCGCTTTGCGTTTTCATAGCCGGGATTCACGGGCAAGAATTTGGTGGTCACAAAGATTTCCTCTCGTTTAATATTACTTTTTTTAATCGCTCTGCCCACTGGTTCCTCGTTATAGTATGCCGCAGCTGTGTCGATTAGTCTGTACCCAAAGCTTAAAGCATTGAGCACAGACTGTTCACATTTTAAGCCGTCCCGGAGCAGGTAAGTACCAAAACCAAGCAGCGGCATTTTTATGCCGTTATTTAACGTTATGTTCATCATATTACTGGTATCTGTATGTTTTTCTATAAATTTTTATGATTTGCCTACCTGCCTTGCAAGCCTGCCATGCTTGCAGGATAGCGTTCTCCCTGAAGGATGATATTGTCCAGAGCCTTTTGGATATTGGCTAAATCATGACCGCTTAAGGAAATGTTTGCACCACCGATATTTTCTTCCAAGCGAGTCGTTTTTGTAGTTCCTGGAATCGGTACAATCCATGGCTTTTGAGCCAGAAGCCAGGCCAATGCAATCTGCGCCGGCGTTGCTTTCTGTTCCTCCGCTAACTTAGTTACCAGGTCAACAATGGTTTGATTTGCTTCGCGGTTTTCTTTGGAATACCGGGGAAAGATATTCCTGGCGTCGGTCTTGTCAAATTCAGTTTCTGAATTCATCTTACCGGTTAAAAATCCTTTTCCCAACGGGCTGAACGGAACGAAACCAATACCTAATTCTTCAAGCAATGGAATGATTTCTGTTTCAGTTTCGCGCCAGAACATGGAGTATTCACTTTGCAGGGCAGTCACGGGTTGTACCGCATGCGCTCTTCGTATACTTTCCAGACCGGCTTCGCTCATGCCGAAGTATTTTACTTTGCCTTCGGCAATAAGATCTTTTACGGTTCCGGCAACGTCTTCAACAGGCACATCCGGATCTACGCGGTGCTGATAAAACAAGTCGATATAATCAGTTTGCAGATTTCGGAGCGAATTTTCCGCTACCTGCCTGATGCGCTCCGGACGACTATCCAAACCAGCTGTGACCTTGCCGTTTTTAAAGCCAAACTTGGTAGCGATGATTACCTTGTCACGTACATCATGCAATGCTTTTCCTACCAACTGTTCATTGGCTCCTTGTCCATACACTTCTGCGGTATCAAAGAAAGTAACGCCCGAAAA
The nucleotide sequence above comes from Dyadobacter subterraneus. Encoded proteins:
- a CDS encoding circadian clock KaiB family protein → MSEIRWKFKLYTFGNSHKSITAFENLKLYCKNYQINYEIEVIDLRLSPQLAERDSIVVIPTLVRLAPSPAIKLIGDLSDEQKVVKLLKVV
- a CDS encoding SDR family oxidoreductase, with amino-acid sequence MADSINASLQNPVDRYPKPPFNKQPQQVPGLASKMDPRPDHGEKSYKGSGRLSGRKALITGGDSGIGRAAAIAYAREGADVVINYLPQEQSDADEVIALIQAEGKNGYAIAGDITSETFCQQLVEEAVQKLGGLDILVNNAGHQQAVDSLLDLTSEGFDATIKTNIYAPFWITKAALPHLAAGSVIISTSSVQAYDPSENLFDYAQTKAANVAFVKSLAKQLGPKGIRVNGVAPGPVWTPLQVSGGQPQEAITKFGGATPLGRPGQPAELASIFVQLADAEASFATGQIYGAAGGNGHP
- a CDS encoding sensor histidine kinase is translated as MKKYKPVLGVLIATLLTVAVLPVRISEGQGNDPSNLVGSELVIWTMCFTTWCVTYFAQLQSKLQKWQKIALSLLLCAVISNIFYWTFNPFFEDYPTTPMRHYPLAFATLRLSIRGLLVGLVIVPIAFLFENERQSHLAELDAEKRRMKASEEQNRLLETVVSERTRTLENTLFSLRESESKLDNQVYLLSRLVASVTHDVGSPLTYVIIVANKINQLLETGRFNEASQFSKELHKTLISMSAFMNNLLEFTKTQVRSESILLTHIDLPALINEKVLLFEGIISQKNNRLLLDFENDLTTYTNYNLLAVVLHNLLDNAARYTQNGVISIKMKTIDGKYTLFIENSVLTIPETFVEDLDTRAASQWQKRPDQNENQGIGLILARNICTLLGINFSIGISEGLVTAQLTFNEMGKKVI
- a CDS encoding aldo/keto reductase, with amino-acid sequence MMNITLNNGIKMPLLGFGTYLLRDGLKCEQSVLNALSFGYRLIDTAAAYYNEEPVGRAIKKSNIKREEIFVTTKFLPVNPGYENAKRAFETSLKKLGLDYIDLYLIHLPQGDVNAAWAAMEDLYREGKVRAIGVSNFNMNQIKDLITQHRVIPAVNQVETHPFSQKTEMQKDLKSEGIQLESWAPFAQGKNNLFNNELLKALSNKYNKRVAQVVLRWLVQKEIVVIPKSANAKRIKENFNVFDFELSSDDMTTIKSLDKGSGLIYHV
- a CDS encoding aldo/keto reductase — encoded protein: MKTRQLGSSGLEVSEIGFGCMGLSVGYGPATDGNDAIALLQKAYFSGVTFFDTAEVYGQGANEQLVGKALHDVRDKVIIATKFGFKNGKVTAGLDSRPERIRQVAENSLRNLQTDYIDLFYQHRVDPDVPVEDVAGTVKDLIAEGKVKYFGMSEAGLESIRRAHAVQPVTALQSEYSMFWRETETEIIPLLEELGIGFVPFSPLGKGFLTGKMNSETEFDKTDARNIFPRYSKENREANQTIVDLVTKLAEEQKATPAQIALAWLLAQKPWIVPIPGTTKTTRLEENIGGANISLSGHDLANIQKALDNIILQGERYPASMAGLQGR